Below is a window of Halomicrobium mukohataei DSM 12286 DNA.
CATCAACGGCTTCGACGAGGTCAGGGCCGCACGGATCGCCAGCGGATCGAACCCGGCCCACCCGCTGGCAAACGCCCCCGACCAGTACGCACACGTCAACGACGAGCCGGCCCGCTGTGTGCTCCCCGAGACGCCGACCGTCGACGAGCAGGTCCCTCCGCCCTCGCGCTCGAACCGAGGCGGCGCGAGCGACTGACGACGATCAGTCGTCCTGTGCGTCGACGACTGCCACGCCCGCCATGTTGACGATGTCTTTGACTTCGTCGCCACGCTGGAGGACGTGGACCGGCTTGTCCATGCCGACCAGCATCGGGCCGATCGCCTCTGCACCGCCGAGGCGCTGGAGGAGCTTGTAGCCGATGTTGCCCGCTTCGAGGCTCGGGAACACGAGGACGTTCGCCGGGTCGTCCAGTTCGGAGAACTCGTAGGTCCCCTGGAGGATGTCCTCGACGACGGCCGTGTCGGCCTGCATCTCGCCGTCGACCGGGAAGTCCGTCGCCGGGTCCTCCCGGAGGCGCTCGGCGGCGCGACGCGGTGCCCGCGTGCTCGGGGAGTCGACGCTGCCGAAGTTCGAGTACGACAGCATGGCCGCGCGGGGCTCGACGTTGAACCGCCGTGCCAGCTCGGCCGTGTGACGGGTCACTTCCGTGAGCACGTCCGCGTCGGGGTCCGTGTTGACAGTGGTGTCCGCACAGAAGACGACCCTGTTGCGGAAGGTGAGCATGTAGACTCCCGCTGCGTACTCGGCTTCCGGTGCGGTCCCGACGATCTGGAGTGGGGGCCGCAGCGCGGAGGGGTAGTGGTGGGTCAGCCCGGTCAACATCGCGTCGGCGTCGCCCATCTCCACCATCACGCTGCCCAGGTAGTTGCCGTCGGTGACGAGTTCGTCGGCCTCGCGTCGCGTGACGCCTTTCCGCTGTCGCAGTTCGTACAGCCGATCTGCGTACTCGTCGAGGCCGCCCTCGTCGGGATCGACGATCTCCGGCTCGAAGGCCAGCCCGAGCGTGTCGGTGATCGCCGAGATCCGGTCCCGGTCGCCCAGCAAGACCGGCTCGGCGATCCCTTGCTCGATCAGCTGGTAGGCCGCGCGGATCATCTTCTCGTCGTCGCCCTCGGCCAGCACTACCCGTTTGGGGTCGCTCTTTGCCTTGTTGAGCACGACTCGCATCATCTCGCGGGACTTGCCGAGCCGCGCCTCCAGCCGTTCGACGTAGTCGTCGAGGTCGATGCTCTTGCGTGCTGCGCCGGAGTCCATCGCCGCCTCCGCGACGGCGGGAGTCACCTCGAAGAGGACCCTGGGGTCCAGCGGCTTGGGGATGATGTACTCGGGACCGAACTGCAGCGGCTGGTCGCCGTAGGCCTTGACGACGGCGTCTGGCACGTCCTGACGGGCGAGTCGAGCCAGCGCGCGGGCCGCCGCGACCTTCATCTCCTCGTTGATCTCGGTCGCGCGCACGTCGAGCGCACCGCGGAAGATAAACGGGAATCCGAGGACGTTGTTGACCTGGTTGGGGTAGTCCGACCGCCCCGTGGCCATGATGACGGTGTCGTCGCGAGCGGCCTTCGCCGTCTCGTAGTCGATCTCCGGGTCGGGATTGGCCATCGCGAAGATGATCGGTTCGCTCGCCATCGATCGGACCATCGCCTCGTCGACGACGCCACCGACCGAGAGGCCGACGAACGCGTCGGCACCGGCCAGTGCGTCGGCGAGGTCGCCGCCGGTCCCCTCGCTGGCGAACTCCGCCTTGTAGCGGTTCAGTCCGTCGTTCTCGACGCGGTCGGCAGTGATGATCCCCGAGGAGTCACACATCGTGATGTTCTCTTTGCGGACTCCCAGAGAGACGTAAAAGCGGGCCGAGGCGATGGCGCTCGCCCCGGCACCGGAGAAGACGATCTCCATCTCTTCGAGCTCTTTGTCCACGATGTCGGCCGCGTTCAGCAGCGCCGCCCCGGAGATGATCGCGGTCCCGTGCTGGTCGTCGTGGAACACGGGCACGTCCATCCGTTCGCGTAGCTCGCGCTCGATCTCGAAGCAGGCCGGCGCGGCGATGTCTTCGAGGTTGATCCCGCCGAAGGTCGGTCCCATCGCGTCGACGGCCTCGATCATCGCGTCGGGGTCGTCGGTGTCGAGTTCGAGGTCGAACACGTCGATGTCGGCGAACCGCTTGAACAGCACGCCCTTTCCCTCCATCACCGGCTTGGACGCCTCGGGGCCGATGTCGCCGAGGCCGAGCACCGCGGAGCCATCGGAGACGACGGCCACGAGGTTCCCGCGTGCGGTGTACTTGAAGGCGTCCTCCGGGGTCTCGTGAATCGCCTCACAGGGCGCGGCCACGCCCGGCGAGTACGCCAGCGAGAGGTCTCGCTGGGTGTTGGTCGGCTTCGTCGTCGCGATCTCGATCTTTCCGGGCGGTGCCCGGCCGTGGTAGTCGAGGGCGTCCTCGTCGAGTCCCATACGTGGCCGTCGATCCCGACGGTAAAAAAGGCCCGTTTCCCGTCAACAGACGAATGGTACTACGACGGTCGTGGAACTGTGTCGGCAGTCTCGGACGGCCGCGAGACGAGCGGCTACCTGCTCGTCAGTTCGTCGACGCGGTCGGTGAGTTCGTCGACGGCCGTCTGTTGCTGGTGCGTGGCCGACACGATCTGGCCGGTCGCCGTCTCGGCCTCTTGGGCGTGTTCCCTGGCTTCCTCGACGATCGACGTGATGTTCTCGATCGCAGTCGCCTGATCGTCGTTGGCGTCGGCGACCTCCTGAATCCCGCTCGTGGCCTCCTCGACCGCCTCCGTGATTTCGTCGAGCGCCGTGAGCGCCTCGTCGATCTCGGACTCCGCTCGTTGGACCCGTTCGTGGGAGTGGTCGACCATGTCGGCGGTCTCGGCCGCCTGCTCCTGAATCGCGTCGATACTCGCGGAGATATCCGAGGCGTGGTCGCTGGTCTCGTTCGCGAGGCTCTTGACCTCGTTGGCGACGACGGCGAACCCGCTCCCGCTCTCGCCCGCGCGGGCCGCCTCGATGTTGGCGTTGAGCGCGAGCATGTTCGTCTGCTCGGCCACGTCGGCGATAATGTCGACGATCTCGTTGACCTCGTCCATCTGGGACTCGAGATCCGTCACGCTGTCGACGAGGTCCTCGCTCGTCTCGGTGAGGTTGTCCGTGACCGCTTTGACCGCCTGGCCGGCGTCGGATCCCTCTTCGGCGGCGTCGCGAGCCCGCTGTGCCGCCGACGCCACCTCGCTCGACGTGGCGGCGACCTCCTCCATCCCGGCACCGATCTCCTGGACGGTATCGGCGGCCGTCGTCAGCGACGTGGCCTGCTTCTCGACGCGTTCCTCGACCGCTTCGGCGGCGTTCGTGGTCTGTTCGATCGTCGACGCGAGCGCCTGGGCCTGGTCGTCGACCTTGTGGGTCAACCGTTCGACCTGCTCGGCCATCTCGTTGAGCGACTCGACGACTTCACACAGCTGGTCGTCGACGTGTTCCTTGCCGTCGTCCTCGGTGAACGAGGCTCGGGCGTCGAGCTGCCCTCGCTGGAGTGCCCCCATCGTCGACTCGACTTCCTCGACCAGCGTCTCGATCGCCTCGTGGCGCTCGGCCTCTTCGGTCCGATCCTGGACCATCTCGACGACGGCGACCAGCTCGTCCCCGTCGTAGATCGGGGCCGCACTGAACGAGATGTGTCGCTCGCTGCCGTGTTGATCGGCCATCACGCTCCGGTCCCGATAGAGCGTGAATCCGGCGTCTTCGACTTTCGGCACGTCGTACTCCAGATGAGTTCGTTCGGGGGCGTCGAGTACCTTGTCGGCCAGCGTCTTCCCGCGCCGACCGTCGGGGTAGAAGGCCATACTGGCCATCTCCATCTCCTTGGCGTCCGTCTCCGAGACGCCGGTGAGGTCCTCAAGCGAGCGGTTCCACGTCAGAATCTCCCCATCGGGGTCGAGGACGAACAGCGGCGTTCCGACGTGGTGGAGCACGTCGTGGTAATCGAACCGATCCGTCGCCTCCGACGCCGCGTCTCCGTCGCCGTCGGCCTCGAAGGCCTCGATACCGGTTCGGGAGACGAACTGCGCGGTTTCCAGGCGCTCTCGGAGCTCGCGCTCGACCGCGTCGATCGAATTCTGGGCATCCGGGCCGACCTCCTTCCGGAGCCGCTCGAAGGCGTCTTCGACGAGCGACTCGGTGACGAGTTCCTGTGTGGTGAGGAACGCCGAGCGGCTGGCACCGACCTGATCGTACTCCGCCACCAGATCCGCAACGTCGGAGCGGTCGAGCGCGAACTGCCGGTCGACCTGGCGACGACCGACCGCAGCGGCGTCGGATACCTCGAAGACGGCGTCCAGTTGCGACGCGTCGACGTCGACGACATCACCCTCGGACTGTGACTCTCTCCGACCGACCGTTCCGCCGTCCGGTCGCGCCTCCGTTTCCGTCGTGTCGCTCGGCCCGAGCGCGTCGACGATGGCGTCGAACATATCTCTTGTTCCTTGCTCCACTGGTGTGGTAGATAAACGTATCCACGCTGGTATCAAACCAGATAACACTGTCGGCCGTTACTCCGTGACGGTCTTCGCCACTCGGGGTGGCGAAAGCGTGCACCGAGGTACGACCGGTGGTATACCCCGATGGCCGCGACAGAGAGAATGGGATAAGTGCGTGGGGCCGATAGCACGACTATGACGAGTCGTTTCCGTCGGCTGTTGCTCACCACGACGGCCGGAACGCTCCTCCTGATGCTCGTCGGGCTCTACACCGCCTACAAGGGCGCAGGGTTGACCTGTGAACAGCGATGGCCGCTCTGTGACGGCTGGATGGGCCTGTTCCCCGCGAACCTCGTGAGTTTCATCGAGTGGTCCCACCGGCTGCTGGCGATGCTCGTCGGCTTCGCGCTGCTTGGCGTCCTGTATCTCGCCTGGCGACGCCAGGACGACCGTCGGGTGAAGTGGGCCGTCACCGCCGCCGTCGTACTGCTCCCCTCCCAGATCATCCTCGGTGCGCTGACGGTGACGGAGTTTACTGCCCTGATCACCGCGGCGCACTTCTTTACCGCCTCGCTCATCCTGCTCTGTCTCACGGCGGCCTGTGTCTGGACCGTCGAACCGCCGTCTGTCGGTGGACTCCGCACGCTGGCGATCCTCGCTGCTGTGGCGGTCCCCTTCCACCTCGCGCTCGACGGCTCCCTGTTTGCGGTGCCGGTCAGCGTGCTCACCGGCTACTACGCCCTCTCTTTCCTCCTCTGGGGCGCGCTCGTCGCGGGGGCGCTGTGGGCACACGGCCACGGACTCCCTCGTGCGCGTCTCCTCTTCGCGCTGGGCAGTGCCGTCACCTGGTTCGACATGCTCGTCGCACGCCGGAAGTTCGGGCTCGACCAGACGCTGACGGACGCGGGTGCGGTGGTCGTCCTCGTCCTGATCGCGGGCGCGATCTGGACGCTCTCGAAGCGGTCGAAGACCGGCGGTCTGGCCGCGACGCGGGCGGACTGATACGGATTATTGTAGCGATTTACCGGTGATCGTCTACTCCGTGGCGACGATCACCGGTAAGCAACTACAAGAAACCGTATGATACGGACTGCCGGTCGGCGATCGTCACATGAAATCGGAGAGCCCGGACTGCTGGTCGCCGTCGTCGCTCTCTTGGCTGCCGTCGCTGTCGTCCGCCTCCCCGTCGTCGCCCGCGGGCTCACCGCCAAGCGTCGCCTGTCCACCGTCGTCAGTGTCGTCGTGGGTGTCGTCTGTGCCGGTCGCGTCCTGTGTCGTCTCGCCGGCACTGGCACCCTCGAAGGCACCGTCCGACCCCTCGACTGCGGCCTCCTCTCGAAGCTCCTCGGCGTCCTCGACGATCGACTGGACCTTGTTGGTGTCTTTTCCCGACCCGGTGACGAAGGCGACGTGGCTGGCGTCCATCTCGTACTGGGCGGCCATCGCGACGGTGAGTTCGCGGTTCTTGCAGTGGTGAGTCATCGTTGCGAGGAAGGGCATGATCTCCCGGCGTGCAGTGCGCATGCTGACGCCGTTGACGGCGGCGATCTGCTGGGCGATGTGGTCTCGCGTGTTGCGCGTGCCCTTCGAGCGGCCCAGCTTCGACCAGTAGCTCGGGGGGCCGTAGCGAGTCCAGCCGCCCTTCGTTCCCTCGCGGGCGGCGGCGACTCCGGCGGTCATGTTGTCGCCCGCGTAGCGCCAGAACGAGTAGTTCTGCTTCGCGCGTACGCGCCCGAGCCAGCGGTCGGCGTTGGCGAGAAACTCGTAGGCAGTCGTCAGCTCGCTGCCCGCGTACTCTTTGGGCATGTTGTCCTCGATCCAGTTGATGAGGTCGTCGGGCGTCTCGTCGACGTCGTAGCTCGCTTCGAGTGCTTCTTGGGGACCGGCTTCTTTCAACAGGAGATCGAGGTAGTCGAAGATCCCCTCCGTCGTGTCGCGCTCGCCGGTGACCACGTCGTCGGCGGCGAGGTGGTCCCGGCCCTCCGCAAGCGCCTGGAGGTCCTTGATCGCTCCCCGGAGGTCGCCGTCGTTCATCTCGGCGATCTCGGTCAGGGCCTCGTCGTCGAACGCGATCTCCTCCTGGCGGAGCACGTCCCGCAACACCGGCACGATCGAGCGCTTGCCCACGTCGCGGAACTCGATGTCATCACAGGCGTTGCGCAGCCCGTTGCTCATCTCGTAGAACTCGTTTGCGATGAGGATCATCGGCTGGTTGGCCTCTTTGACCAGCGACGTGATCGCCCGCGCTCCCCCGCGGTCGGCGTTGCCGTGGATGTTGTCGGCCTCGTCCATGACGACGAGCCGTCGTCCCGCTCCGCCCGCCGTGAGCGTTCCCGACTTTGCCGCCTCCCCGGCGACTTTCTCGATGACGTCTTTCGTTCGGGAGTCCGAGGCGTTGAGCTCGATCGTCGGCCACTCCATGTCGTTGGCCAGCGCGTGGGCCGCGGAGGTCTTCCCGATCCCCGGCGCGCCGTGGAGGATGACGGCCTCGCGGTGGTCCTCCCAGCTCTCGGCCCACTCTCGCAGGGCGTCGCGGGCCTTGTCGTTGCCCCGCACCTCCGCCAGCGTCGTCGGGCGGTATCGCTCCGTCCAGTCGGCCATTGACGTGTGCTTGGCGCGAGGCTCGTTTAGGGATTGCGGAGCGGGAGCGATCGTCGTCTCGAAAGAGAGACTGCCGGAACGGCAGGATGTCCACGGAGGATGGGGATGGAAGCGTGTGAGGTGGGCATCTGCCGTGCCGCATTGCGTTCACCGCTCGCCCTTGGGGAAGTGAGCGAGCGGCGGTGGCAACTGATGGCTTCGTACCGGCACTGTGGAGGGCACCGGTGTCTGGTGGTATCCGGCTGCCCCACATAAAACTATTGGAATTATTATAGTAACAATGGAACCGATTTACACACCGATCGCACTGCAGTCGTGCGATCGGGTGTGCATTGATTTTCAATGGCTACTATAGACAGCGTGTCGCGCCGCCGTCGACACCGACTACAGATCGCACGACGATGCGGGCGGCTCCTCACAGCCGGGTTCCATACCGCGTTTGACAGCGCGTAGTTCGAGGTTGTTGTCGATAGACTCCGTCTGTGCTCGACCGCGAACGATCGGGACCGAACGGATAGACTGGTGGTCACAGGCCCGCATCTCCTGTGTTCCCGCACCGGCTGCGTACCCAAGTCCTTCGAGTTCCGTCCGAAGCGCTGTGGCGTCGAAGCTCCCGGCTCGTTCGGCGGCGTGGGCAAAGAGGACGACCTGTGCGTAGACGGTCTGTGCCGGTCCCGGTGCGACGAGCGCGTCCGAGTCCGACCGCCCGTACTCGCGCTGGTAGGCCTCGCCGAAGGTGCCGGCCAGTGGGGTCCCCAGATCCTCGTGCCAGCCTGTCGTACCGTAGATTCCCGCCACCCGGTCCCCGAGCAAGTCCGCGATCGACTGCGTGAGATACGGCACTACCACCGTCGTATCCTCGGAGAGCGTGTCTCTGGCCCACTGGATCGCGTTGACGGCGTCCAGTCCGAACACGTCGAGAAAGACGAGTGTCACGTCGGAGAGGGTCCCCTCGTTGATTGCCGACTCGAAGTTCGTCGTTCCCGGGCGGACCGCGATACCCCCCGTCGGCCGCCAGGGGAGGTCACGGCGGGAGACGACATCGCTGATCGAGTGGAACAGGTCGTTGCCTTCCGGTGCGTCGGCGTAGACGTGGAAGGTCGACTGCTGGCTCGTGATGTCGCTGGCGAGCTCGGACACGAGCGACCGGGCCAGCGTCGTGGAGTTGAACAGGTGCCGGTAGACGTGGGGCGAGCAGCCGCTCCCGGTGAGTGCGTCGACCGTCGACGAGCCGACGAAGTACGGCGTCTCGTACTCGTCGGCGAGGTCGCGATTGGTCTGTGCGACGGATCCGGCGACGCCGCCAAACACCGCCGCGAACTCGTCGCCGTCGAGACGCGGGCGCACCTTCGATTCGGTCGTCGCGGGGCTGCCCTCCGTGTCCAGCACGGCAGTCTCGACGGTCGAGCCCAGCACGCCGTCGCCCGAGAGGGAACCGTACTCGGAGTCGTCGACGATCCCACCCCCTTCGTTGAGGTGCCTGACGGCCAGTTCGAACCCGTCGCGTTCGTGCTCACCGACGGGAGCGTAGTGGCCCGTCTCGGGTGCCGTGAGCGCGATCGTGACCGACCCGTCGCCGCTGCTCGTCGCGGTGGATGAGCTATCAGATCCCAGACAGCCGGCGAGTGCCAGCGTTCCAGCACCGCCGACAGATTCGAGCATTCGCCGCCGCGTGACGCGCGAACGACGCCCGTCGCAGTCCTCAGTGGTCATGGATCACAGTTGGTAAACCACCTCATATATCGTTTTGGGTATACGTTCTGTTCGTGAGATTCGAGATGAATCGAGGACCGGGATGTCGGCTCGATGGGATCGTCTCACTCGTCGAGCGGCGACGGCGTCGTCACTCGCACGGGGTTCGCGATGAGAGTAACTGACCGGGGAGGGCTCCGAACTTGCGAGAGACTCACTTCGTTCGTCTCACGTACCCTCGCTCACTGCCGTTCGCGAGGACCTACCGGGTTCGTCGCCCGGGCATACCATGACAGACTCGTCACTCACTGTCGTTCGTGACTCGCATAGTAATGGTATGCCCGGGGAGGGCTCCGAACCCTCGATCTCCGCATGACTCAGGTCGCAGGCGCGACGAACGCCTGCTGTCATGCCGGGTTGGTACCGCGTGAGTCTGACGACCCTATGAGTGCGGCGCTATGTCCAGCTAAGCCACCCGGGCGCGGTGCATTCGTTCGTTGTCCGGAGGTGCTCTTTAACGTTCTCATCTAGTGGCGGTCCGTGACGCTCTGGCACCCGCGGATTTAAGCCACCGGACTGGTACATGACCACCATGGAGATACCAGACCTCGTCCGGCAAGCGCTCGGGGACGAGGAGGTCACGGCCGGCGTCAACCTCGGGGACGAAGACGCCGTCTGTTTCACCCCGACGCGGACGCTCGTCTACAGGGGCGAAGGGTTGCTGAGTGACGAAGGGGTCGGCGAGTACGCCCACGACTTCGAACGCCTCTCGATTTCCGAGGGTCGCCGGAAGACGAAGTTCACGATGACCTACGTCGACGACAAGGACTCGTTTGCCGTCCCCGGCAAGCGTACCAGCGCGGTCCTCGAACGCCTGCTGGAGGGGAACCTCCGCGTCAAGGGCGTCATCGCGGACGACGAGGGCGTCAGCGGCGTCTTCCGCTTCAGCGAACTGACGCTGGTCGTCACCGAGTCGCGCCTGCTCAAACACATCGGCGAGTACACCTGGGCCGGCGACTTCGAGTCGTATCACTACGACGACGTGACGGGGCTGCACTTCGAGGAGGGGAGCGTCGCGACGGCGGTCGTCCTCGAAGCCGACGGCCGTCCGGAACGCATCAAAGCGCCCAACGATCAGGCCGGGCTGTTCCGCAAGACGCTGGAGGGGTCGCTCTTCGCGTACCACGACGTGGACTCGCTCGGCGAACTCAACCACGCTCTCGAAGTCGACGAGACGGACGGCGAGACCGACGACGAGGAGGCGAGCCCCAGCGGGTCGGACGGTCTCGGACTCGACTCGGGCATCGATCCGCTGGTCGGCGACGACGAGGACGCGGACCCCTCGGACGAGCGACCGGCCGCGGCCGCCGGACAGCGTCAGTCGGCCGCCTCGGTCACCTCACAACGTGACGCGACCGGGTCCAGACAGGCGTCTCCGAGCGCCGACGGCACCACGAACGATGCCGACCTCGCGGCCGTCGAAGAGCAACTCGCGACGCTGACCGAGACGATCGAACAGCAAAACGAACTCCTCGCGAAACAACAGCAGACGATCAAGCAACTGATCAAAGAGCTCCGGCAGGGCCGCTAGTCGCGCCCGAGCACTTTCCTGATACACGTCGAGCCGAAGGGGCCGAGTTCGTCGCTGTCGAACTGGACGAAGTGGCCCTCGGAGATGCCCGCGCCACAGCGCTGGCAGTCGAACTCGCCCTCTTTGACGACGACGTCGCTCTCGAAGCTGACGAACGTGCCCGTCGCGGTCGGCCGGACCGTCCCGTCCTCGCGTTCGACGACACCCTCACGCTGTGCGGCCGTCAGGATCTCGCGCTGGACTGCCGGATCGGTGGTAACGATCTCGATGCGGTCCATCGCGTCCTTGACCGACAGCTCGGCGTGTTCGAGGTGGGCGAGCAGTTCCAGACCGAGCGCGACGCGATCGTCGGACGGCACGGTCGGAGCATCGACGGCGACGCTGGTAAACGTTCGGCTGCTCCGTCGAGCGCCGCTCCGGTCGCCGGGGAGTCGGACCACAAGAGGTTTCACACTGCGAACGCCGTTTTCGACCGATGAAACAGTCGACGCGACGGCAACTCGGGGGTGTCGTGGCCTTCGCCGCGCTCGTGCTCGTCGCGTCGCTGGTGCTCTCGCCCCGGCAGCTGCTCGACGAGGTCGCACATCTCTCGGCACATCCCCTCCAGTTCGGCGCGGCGCTGCTCGTGTTGTATCTCGTTCGCCCGCTGTTTGCCTGGCCGATCAGTCCGATCTCCGCGCTCGTGGGCTACGTACTGGGCCTCCGGTACGGGATCCCTGTCGCACTGGTCGGAGCGACGCTGACGACGATCCCGCCCTTCCTGTTCGCCCGCTATGCCGGGCGTAGCGGCGGCGGGCTGTTCGCCCGGCTCAACGACGCGGGCCGGCGGTTCATCTCTGTCACGGGCGCGACCCGCGGCGTTCTCGCGGCACGCCTCTCGCCGCTCCCCGCGGATCCGGTCTCGTACGGTGCCGGCTTCTCCGGCGTCTCGACGCGGGCCTACGTCGTCGGGACGTTCCTCGGAGAGATCCCGTGGGTGTTCGTGGAGGTGCTCGCCGGTGCGTCGATGCGGACCCTCTCGACCGAGGGGCTGAGCGCGGGCCTGCACGTGCTGCTTGGCTCGTTCGCGGTGGCTGTCGTGTTGCTGGCGGGGCCCGCGTACCGTCACGTCCGGTCGGCTCGTCCCTCGCGCAACTAGGTCGTGACCTCGAAGCGCGCACCGCCCGCGTCGCTTCGTCCGACCGTGATCGACCAGTCGTGAGCCCTCACGATGGTGTCGACGATCGCCAGTCCGAATCCGGTCCCCTCCTCGCTGGTCGTGAACCCCCGTTCGAAGATCGTCTCACGCTGGCTCGGCGGAATCCCGTCCCCGTCGTCGACGACGGCGAACCCGTCGTCGGTGTCGACGACGCGGACCGTCTCGGCTCCGCCGTGGGTGATCGCGTTGCAAAACAGGTTGTCGAACAGTTCCTGGAGTCGGTCGAAGTCGGCCTCGACGCGGCTGTCGGTCTCGGCGACGAGATCCTTCTCGTCGGCGTCGAGTTGCGACCAGGCCGCCTGGGCGACCACGTCGAGAGCGACCGGTTCGAGGTCGCCGACCCGCCGTCCCTGGCGGGCGAGGGTGAGGAGGTCGCCGATGAGCGCTTCCATCCGATGGGCGGCGTCGGCCGCGTCGTCGAGGTGTTCGAGCTCGCCGGTCGCAATAGCGTGGTTGACACGTCCCTGAACGACGTTGAGCGGGCTCCGGAGGTCGTGGCTGACGACGCTGGCGAACTGTTCGAGCTGTCGCTCCCGCTGTTTGCGCTCGCTGATGTCCCGGATGACTCCGGCGGTCCCTCTGAACCGCCCGTCGTCGGCCGGCAGCAGGGCGACGTGGTTCTCGCAGGTGATCCGGGTTCCGTCGGCCGTCTGGAGTCCCATCTCGAAGGTCCCGTTCGTCCGATCCGGGTCGGCGAGCAGTTCGGCGATGAGGTCTTCCCCGGCCGCAACGTCTTCCGGGGTCATCAGCTTCGAGATGTGCTCGCCGATCAGTCGATCGCGGTCGTAGCCCGAGAGCGCCTCCATCGCGTCGTTGACGACGGTGAACTGCCCTTCGGCGTCGAGCGTGTAGACGGGATCCCCAACCGCCTGCAGGATCGTCTCGTAGCGCTCTAGCTCTCGTTGGCGTTCGGTC
It encodes the following:
- a CDS encoding TVP38/TMEM64 family protein — encoded protein: MKQSTRRQLGGVVAFAALVLVASLVLSPRQLLDEVAHLSAHPLQFGAALLVLYLVRPLFAWPISPISALVGYVLGLRYGIPVALVGATLTTIPPFLFARYAGRSGGGLFARLNDAGRRFISVTGATRGVLAARLSPLPADPVSYGAGFSGVSTRAYVVGTFLGEIPWVFVEVLAGASMRTLSTEGLSAGLHVLLGSFAVAVVLLAGPAYRHVRSARPSRN